In a single window of the Caulobacter soli genome:
- a CDS encoding sulfotransferase family 2 domain-containing protein, whose amino-acid sequence MIISHSHRFIFAAVPKTGTHSVRQALREQLGDGDIEQVGLFVDKRFPWADLAAIRHGHLSLRQVRPYLGEEAFGGYYKFAFVRNPFDRFVSYCAFMLRGGDDFQQRPREVMRHFLFGEPPEHHILFQPQASLLVDGDGKTLLVDGIGHVEGMQASYDAICARIGIPSRSLDRVNGTQRGDYRRYYDQALIDGVATRYAQDLDLFGYTFEGLG is encoded by the coding sequence ATGATCATTTCTCACAGCCACCGTTTCATCTTCGCCGCGGTGCCCAAGACCGGCACCCATTCCGTGCGCCAGGCCCTGCGTGAGCAGCTGGGCGACGGGGACATCGAGCAGGTGGGGCTGTTCGTCGACAAGCGCTTCCCGTGGGCGGATCTGGCGGCGATCCGGCACGGTCACCTGTCTCTGCGGCAGGTGCGTCCTTACCTCGGCGAGGAAGCCTTCGGCGGCTATTACAAGTTCGCCTTCGTGCGCAATCCGTTCGACCGCTTCGTGTCCTACTGCGCCTTCATGCTGCGGGGCGGCGACGACTTCCAGCAACGGCCGCGCGAGGTGATGCGCCATTTCCTGTTCGGAGAGCCGCCGGAGCACCACATCCTTTTTCAGCCGCAAGCGTCTCTGCTGGTGGATGGAGACGGCAAGACCCTGCTGGTCGATGGGATCGGTCATGTCGAGGGCATGCAGGCGTCGTATGATGCGATCTGCGCGCGCATCGGTATTCCCTCCCGCTCGCTCGACCGCGTCAACGGCACCCAACGCGGCGACTATCGTCGCTACTACGACCAGGCCCTGATCGACGGCGTCGCCACGCGCTACGCCCAGGACCTGGACCTGTTCGGCTACACCTTCGAAGGCTTGGGATGA
- a CDS encoding HD domain-containing protein, giving the protein MTSRPTADAFVAELADLFAQLGNLHYGEDVSQLEHALQTAHHAKVDGAPPALVAAALLHDVGHMMQKAGENAADRGIDTRHEHISAGYLARAFGPEVTEPIRLHVAAKRYRVAVDPAYHERLSKASLQSLALQGGPMSPDEVETFLADPAAQAALRLRGYDEAGKAPEAEVAGFETYHDLLRDLIDRARRA; this is encoded by the coding sequence ATGACCTCTCGCCCTACGGCCGATGCTTTCGTGGCCGAGCTTGCCGATCTCTTCGCTCAATTGGGCAACCTTCACTACGGGGAGGACGTCAGCCAACTGGAACATGCGTTGCAGACGGCGCACCACGCCAAGGTCGACGGCGCGCCGCCGGCCCTGGTCGCCGCCGCCCTGCTGCACGACGTCGGCCACATGATGCAGAAGGCCGGCGAAAACGCCGCCGACCGGGGCATCGACACCCGCCATGAGCACATCAGCGCCGGCTATCTGGCGCGAGCGTTCGGTCCCGAAGTGACCGAACCGATCCGCCTGCACGTGGCGGCCAAGCGGTACCGAGTGGCTGTCGACCCGGCTTATCACGAGCGTCTCAGCAAGGCGTCACTGCAGAGCCTGGCCTTGCAAGGCGGTCCGATGAGTCCGGACGAGGTCGAGACGTTCCTGGCCGATCCGGCGGCCCAAGCCGCGCTGCGGCTGCGCGGCTATGACGAGGCCGGCAAAGCGCCCGAAGCCGAGGTGGCCGGCTTCGAAACCTATCACGATCTTCTTCGCGACCTGATCGACCGCGCGCGCCGAGCTTAG
- a CDS encoding aspartyl/asparaginyl beta-hydroxylase domain-containing protein: protein MSANPLEPAGNPRKTTTVRELGSVDITALRTAVLAIPEAVWEAEDAGKPNRFEALGGTRHIVFRFIDSPRDWRGSHDRAAWPQWRGLLEPVLAQAVRDYCYARGVFPRVMLARMPSGGVIHPHVDANPAAKWPHKIHVPLTTNPGVVSFFGGEERYFPPGEAVEVNNLGPHWVRNGGDIDRVHLIFEYYDADQPEPDWLEPFLLAGAAR, encoded by the coding sequence ATGAGCGCAAACCCCCTCGAACCCGCCGGCAATCCCCGCAAGACCACGACCGTCCGCGAGCTCGGTTCGGTCGACATCACCGCGTTGCGGACAGCCGTGCTGGCGATCCCCGAGGCGGTCTGGGAGGCGGAGGACGCCGGCAAACCCAACAGATTCGAGGCGCTGGGCGGGACGCGCCACATCGTCTTTCGCTTCATCGACAGTCCCCGCGACTGGCGCGGTTCGCACGATCGCGCGGCCTGGCCCCAATGGCGCGGCTTGCTGGAACCGGTGCTGGCGCAGGCCGTCCGCGACTACTGCTACGCGCGTGGGGTGTTCCCACGAGTGATGCTGGCCAGGATGCCGTCTGGCGGGGTGATCCACCCGCACGTCGACGCCAATCCGGCGGCGAAGTGGCCGCACAAGATCCATGTGCCGCTGACGACCAACCCCGGGGTGGTGTCCTTCTTCGGTGGCGAGGAGCGCTATTTTCCGCCCGGCGAGGCGGTGGAGGTCAACAATCTCGGCCCGCACTGGGTGCGCAATGGCGGCGACATCGACCGCGTGCACCTGATCTTCGAATACTACGACGCCGATCAGCCGGAGCCGGACTGGCTGGAGCCCTTTCTGCTGGCTGGCGCGGCGCGATGA
- a CDS encoding aspartyl/asparaginyl beta-hydroxylase domain-containing protein, whose amino-acid sequence MRLSQPFFQLPVLFDVARLQAEVAALPAEAWVSHPDSLAGNSAARLISAEGAETDAVHGQMLATRWLAGMPYLHQVLAGFGVVWSRSRLMRLAPGADVPEHADINYHWHTRVRLHIPVFTQPAVRFHCDGQSVHMAAGEAWIFDNWRRHHVENRADAERIHLVADTTGTAAFWQFVRGRAPPREQWRTLAWDPKISPELLTENAQRSPVMPAAEAQWLLDDLRAELTTATDSAEARARAARFSLLLDSFVLDWRQLCALHGVGGQGRSEFLRLAGAVHEAARPLAAGLVMRTNDVSALLVLEKRVLQHLVVDEVMPGTSGQG is encoded by the coding sequence ATGCGACTGTCGCAACCTTTCTTCCAGCTGCCCGTGCTGTTCGACGTGGCGCGCCTGCAGGCCGAGGTGGCCGCTTTGCCGGCCGAGGCCTGGGTGTCGCACCCCGACAGTCTGGCCGGCAATAGCGCGGCGCGGTTGATCAGCGCCGAGGGGGCCGAAACGGACGCCGTCCACGGGCAGATGTTGGCGACGCGCTGGTTGGCGGGCATGCCGTATCTGCACCAGGTGCTCGCGGGCTTCGGCGTGGTCTGGAGCCGCTCGCGGCTGATGCGTCTGGCGCCGGGCGCTGACGTGCCCGAGCATGCCGACATCAACTACCACTGGCATACGCGAGTTCGGCTGCACATCCCGGTCTTCACCCAACCGGCGGTGCGCTTCCATTGCGACGGGCAGTCCGTGCACATGGCCGCGGGGGAGGCCTGGATCTTCGACAACTGGCGCCGGCACCATGTGGAGAACAGGGCCGACGCCGAGCGCATCCATCTGGTCGCGGACACCACCGGCACGGCGGCCTTCTGGCAGTTCGTCCGTGGGCGGGCTCCGCCGCGCGAGCAGTGGCGAACGCTGGCCTGGGACCCGAAGATCAGCCCGGAATTGCTCACCGAGAACGCCCAGCGCTCACCCGTGATGCCCGCCGCCGAAGCGCAGTGGCTGCTCGACGATCTGCGCGCGGAGCTGACGACCGCCACGGATAGCGCGGAGGCCAGGGCGCGCGCCGCGCGGTTCAGCCTGCTGCTGGACAGCTTCGTGCTCGACTGGCGCCAGCTTTGCGCGCTGCATGGCGTCGGCGGGCAAGGTCGATCGGAATTCCTGCGTCTGGCCGGCGCCGTGCACGAGGCCGCCAGGCCGCTGGCCGCCGGACTGGTCATGCGCACCAACGATGTCAGTGCGCTGTTGGTGCTGGAGAAGCGCGTGTTGCAGCACCTGGTCGTGGACGAAGTCATGCCGGGAACCTCCGGGCAAGGATGA
- the phnX gene encoding phosphonoacetaldehyde hydrolase, with amino-acid sequence MTGSPIQAVVFDWAGTMIDFGCRAPVMALRDVFAATGIEISETEARADMGRAKRDHVRALLAMPRIAGLWTELHGVVSTETDVDRLHDAVEPKMRAAARDCAKLIPGAAELAADLRAQGVKIGSTTGYTRPMMADILPLAASQGYAPDVVVCAGETAQGRPSPLMMWKALVELGAWPARACVKVDDAVVGIGEGLEVGAWTVGLSASGNGVGLEQGVLAILPAAERVARIEASAKALRDAGAHYVVESVADLGPVLADIASRIACGEAPR; translated from the coding sequence ATGACCGGAAGTCCTATCCAGGCCGTCGTCTTCGACTGGGCCGGCACGATGATCGACTTCGGCTGCCGCGCGCCCGTCATGGCGTTGCGCGACGTGTTCGCCGCGACCGGAATCGAGATTTCCGAAACCGAGGCGCGGGCCGACATGGGACGGGCCAAACGCGATCACGTGAGGGCGCTGCTCGCCATGCCCCGCATCGCCGGCCTTTGGACAGAACTTCACGGCGTGGTGTCGACCGAGACCGATGTCGATCGCCTGCATGACGCCGTCGAGCCGAAGATGCGCGCGGCCGCCCGCGATTGCGCCAAGCTGATCCCTGGCGCGGCCGAGCTGGCCGCCGATCTGCGCGCGCAGGGCGTGAAGATCGGCTCCACCACGGGCTATACGCGTCCGATGATGGCCGACATCCTGCCGCTGGCCGCAAGCCAGGGCTACGCGCCCGACGTGGTGGTCTGCGCCGGTGAGACCGCGCAGGGGCGGCCCTCGCCGTTGATGATGTGGAAGGCCCTGGTCGAGCTCGGCGCCTGGCCGGCGCGGGCCTGCGTCAAGGTTGACGACGCGGTCGTCGGCATCGGCGAGGGGCTGGAGGTCGGCGCCTGGACCGTCGGCCTGTCGGCCTCGGGCAACGGCGTGGGCCTGGAGCAGGGCGTGCTGGCGATCCTGCCCGCCGCCGAGCGTGTCGCGCGGATCGAGGCGTCGGCCAAGGCGCTGCGCGACGCCGGCGCGCACTATGTGGTCGAGAGCGTCGCCGACCTCGGGCCCGTGCTGGCGGATATCGCGTCGCGGATCGCGTGTGGCGAGGCGCCGCGCTAG
- a CDS encoding tetratricopeptide repeat-containing sulfotransferase family protein: MSDRDALLREARDLRVDQRVQEALAALARLEALHPRFSQLHQERGHCHVLLGEAEAAVAALREAVRLNPTLPASWDMLEQLHRMVGDTAQAVAAAQHLAVLRQLPSEVVVANSLFADGDLQPAEEVIRDYLSRDGGNVGALRLLARIRQERGDLDEAEAVLEAVLDRAPDYHAARLDYAMLLLQRQKHRQAREEAERLLAHDPDNRQYLKQYGAACIGLGDHEPVIDLYERLLAGQTQSETEVADLRLWRANALKITGRQVEAIADYRASLVARQDNGVAWFSLANLKTYRFNDDEIARMRVAEARPDLQDMDRVYLCFALGKALEDQGDYELSWRYYERGNAVRRASSRYRSEVAEACVQRLKQVFTAEFFAARADWGVADPAPIFVLGLPRSGSTLIEQILASHSQVEGTQELTEIGRYAGELCGRDPGCGLPSDPETLLSLTAEQARLLGERFLAETRTYRRWGRPFFVDKMPNNFWHIGLIQLILPRATIIDVRREPMGCCFSNLKQLFGTTNQEFTYGVEDVARHYRAYLDLMRHWDDVLPGRVLRVSYEDVVEDLKGGVRRMLDRCGLAFEPACLAFHETRRSVRTPSSEQVRQPLGREGLTQWRHYAPWLGALRDTLGDALTGYRA; this comes from the coding sequence ATGAGCGATCGCGACGCCTTGCTGCGGGAGGCCAGGGACCTGCGCGTCGACCAACGCGTCCAGGAAGCGCTAGCGGCGCTAGCGCGGCTGGAAGCGCTACATCCCCGTTTCAGCCAGCTCCACCAGGAGCGCGGCCACTGTCATGTCCTGCTGGGAGAGGCGGAGGCGGCCGTCGCGGCGCTGCGGGAGGCGGTGCGCCTCAATCCGACTCTGCCGGCTAGCTGGGACATGCTGGAGCAGCTTCATCGCATGGTCGGGGACACCGCCCAGGCGGTCGCGGCGGCGCAACACCTGGCCGTGTTGAGGCAGCTGCCTTCCGAGGTGGTGGTGGCCAACAGTCTGTTCGCCGACGGCGATTTACAGCCGGCGGAGGAGGTCATCCGGGACTATCTAAGTAGGGACGGCGGCAACGTGGGCGCCCTGCGCCTGCTGGCGCGCATCCGCCAGGAACGTGGCGATCTCGACGAGGCCGAAGCGGTGCTGGAAGCGGTGCTCGATCGCGCGCCGGACTACCACGCCGCCCGTCTCGACTACGCCATGCTGCTCTTGCAACGGCAAAAGCACCGCCAGGCGCGAGAGGAGGCCGAGCGCTTGCTCGCGCACGACCCGGACAACCGCCAATACCTCAAGCAGTACGGCGCGGCCTGCATCGGCCTGGGTGACCACGAGCCGGTGATCGATCTCTATGAGCGGCTGCTAGCCGGCCAAACTCAGTCGGAAACGGAAGTCGCCGACCTGCGCCTGTGGCGGGCGAACGCCTTGAAGATCACCGGCCGGCAAGTGGAAGCCATCGCCGACTATCGCGCCTCCCTGGTGGCCCGGCAGGACAACGGCGTGGCCTGGTTCAGCCTCGCCAACCTCAAGACCTATCGCTTCAACGACGATGAGATCGCGCGCATGCGCGTCGCGGAAGCTCGCCCCGACCTCCAGGACATGGACCGTGTCTATCTGTGTTTCGCCTTGGGCAAGGCGCTGGAGGACCAGGGCGACTATGAGCTCTCGTGGCGATACTACGAGCGCGGCAATGCCGTACGGCGCGCCTCCAGCCGCTATCGCTCGGAAGTCGCGGAAGCCTGCGTTCAGCGACTGAAACAGGTCTTCACCGCTGAGTTCTTCGCCGCGCGCGCCGACTGGGGTGTGGCCGACCCAGCGCCGATCTTCGTCCTGGGGCTGCCGCGTTCGGGCTCGACGCTGATCGAGCAGATTCTGGCCTCCCATTCCCAGGTGGAGGGCACGCAGGAGCTGACCGAGATCGGCCGCTACGCCGGCGAGCTCTGCGGTCGCGATCCGGGCTGCGGCCTGCCGTCGGACCCCGAGACCTTGCTGAGCCTGACGGCCGAGCAGGCTCGCTTGCTGGGCGAGCGTTTCCTGGCCGAAACCCGCACCTATCGCAGGTGGGGCCGGCCGTTCTTCGTCGACAAGATGCCGAACAATTTCTGGCACATCGGCCTGATCCAGCTGATCCTGCCCCGGGCGACGATCATCGACGTGCGGCGTGAGCCGATGGGGTGCTGCTTCAGCAATCTCAAGCAGTTGTTCGGCACGACCAACCAGGAATTCACCTACGGCGTCGAGGACGTCGCCCGCCACTATCGCGCCTATCTCGACCTGATGCGGCACTGGGATGATGTGCTGCCGGGGCGGGTGCTAAGGGTGTCATACGAAGACGTCGTCGAGGATCTGAAAGGCGGCGTGCGGCGCATGCTGGACCGTTGCGGACTGGCCTTCGAGCCGGCCTGCCTGGCCTTCCACGAAACCCGACGCAGCGTGCGCACGCCTAGTTCCGAACAGGTGCGCCAGCCCCTCGGTCGGGAGGGTCTCACCCAGTGGCGACACTACGCGCCTTGGCTCGGCGCCTTGCGCGATACGCTGGGCGACGCCTTGACCGGCTACAGGGCCTGA
- a CDS encoding TIGR03364 family FAD-dependent oxidoreductase, with product MTNLEEHFDLAVVGAGVVGLAHALAAARLGKRVVIIDRDAQANGASVRNFGFVTVTGQARGEVWRRARRSARVWNEIAGPAGIEVLQRGLTMIARRPEAKAVLEAFLETEMAEGCAWRDADDLGDRLPGQGGVLGGLTSQVDLRVESRTAIPRLAAWLAAAHGVVFLRGVAVHGVETGRLETSAGLIRADAIVVCPGDDLVTLFPDRFARAEVTRCKLQMLRLADPGWRLPAPVMSDLGLVRYLGYADLPQAAALRARLEAEQGAHLEHGVHLIVVQSADGSLVVGDSHHYAATPDPFARDDVDALILDEFVQVFGQTPPPVLERWTGTYASAAGHSLVEAPLPDVRLVTVTSGTGASTAFGLAEDVIADLYDLPQGAIA from the coding sequence ATGACGAATTTGGAAGAGCACTTCGATCTCGCCGTGGTCGGGGCCGGCGTCGTGGGCCTGGCCCACGCCTTGGCCGCCGCGCGCCTTGGCAAGCGTGTCGTGATCATCGACCGCGACGCCCAGGCCAACGGCGCCTCGGTGCGCAATTTCGGCTTCGTGACCGTCACGGGTCAGGCGCGGGGCGAGGTGTGGCGGCGCGCCCGTCGGTCGGCGCGGGTCTGGAACGAGATCGCCGGACCCGCCGGGATCGAGGTTCTGCAACGCGGCCTGACAATGATCGCTCGCCGGCCCGAGGCCAAGGCGGTGCTGGAGGCGTTCCTCGAGACCGAGATGGCCGAAGGTTGCGCCTGGCGCGACGCCGACGATCTTGGCGATCGGTTGCCGGGGCAGGGCGGGGTGCTGGGCGGCTTGACCAGCCAAGTCGATCTGCGTGTCGAGTCCCGCACCGCCATCCCCCGACTGGCCGCCTGGCTGGCGGCCGCTCATGGGGTCGTCTTCCTGCGCGGCGTGGCCGTGCACGGCGTCGAGACCGGGCGCTTGGAAACCTCGGCCGGCCTCATTCGCGCCGACGCCATCGTGGTGTGCCCGGGCGACGATCTCGTCACCCTGTTTCCGGACCGTTTCGCCCGCGCCGAAGTCACGCGCTGCAAACTGCAGATGCTGCGCCTGGCCGATCCGGGCTGGCGCCTGCCCGCGCCGGTGATGTCCGATCTCGGCCTGGTCCGCTATCTGGGCTATGCCGACCTGCCGCAGGCGGCAGCTCTGCGCGCGCGGCTGGAGGCGGAGCAGGGCGCGCACCTGGAGCACGGCGTTCACTTGATCGTGGTGCAAAGCGCCGACGGCTCGCTGGTGGTGGGCGACAGCCATCACTACGCCGCCACGCCAGACCCCTTCGCCCGCGACGATGTCGATGCTCTGATCCTGGACGAATTCGTCCAGGTGTTCGGCCAGACGCCGCCGCCGGTGCTGGAGCGCTGGACGGGAACCTACGCCTCGGCTGCTGGTCACAGCCTGGTCGAAGCGCCCTTGCCGGATGTGCGCCTGGTGACCGTGACCAGCGGCACCGGCGCCTCGACCGCCTTCGGCCTGGCCGAGGACGTGATCGCCGACCTCTACGACCTGCCCCAGGGAGCCATCGCATGA
- a CDS encoding TonB-dependent receptor: MSKQYSVRAVRPNLKNLLLATVSVLVVGAHSSVALAQQASGDAVDEIVVTGYRKSLSDARDIKRDSVIQKDAIVAEDMAKFPELNLAESLQRLPGVQITREAGEGRRISLRGLGPDFARVQLNGMEVLGNVDSAQDSRGQRSRDRAFDFNIFASELFSKVEVEKTFQAAQNEGGMAGTVGLFTGKPFDYAPGAKGAVSLKLGTNQYTKDEQPRVAALYSYNWDNRFGAAVSIAYSKRETTEQGHNTYNYDQPDADRLQEMVDDGLDISHLSAAQRTKFLSGDLVFADGNRLSSWDSKMERLGVTTALQWKPVDNLLLTLDGLYGQFTTHRDEMHLATRPLNSDGSIAFDAPAGGVWPAAFQKGSVINDLAWDRDNYVTKTDVTGTTFGSEHRRSLNKNRFNQLALTGKWDATDRLSIDGHVGYEKSTYKTPYDDKFYMRAKGNLIANYGADGQSASFQYPGWDPTNPANYAMDSFYYRGFNNQSELKEGVLNLHYKLTDVFTLRAGVAYHRFAQGGMDVFYDDNVNGTKSKTQGTAVGDITSVFTNSFGSWLVGDYPKGFAKYHEYHRFGPNTDGTGGALQDIENVYNTTEKTISEYAQVDWDSQLFGKRFRGNIGLRGYQTDTHSTGWIQGDSYAYLGTTDVKGSYDGVLPALNTVLELTPEVLVRFAATQNVNRPGLGSMAAEGSAFKDPDNGEITASRGNPDLKPYKDTTLDFSLEYYFGKVGLLSASVFQKNIKNFIGSETLHDVPFSQTGVPFGTIPGATANTIVTEFSMPVNVEGKTKLTGVELAAQTQFSFLPAPFDNLGAVANYTYVDADEALTGISKTSYNISLYYETDRWGLRGSLNHRTRWYTGHSDDVMSADTRGFEGSTYVDAAAFYNITEKLQISLDGINLTNQKDTQFWGQNRYLYNQTQSGRTYMMGLSYKF; the protein is encoded by the coding sequence ATGTCGAAGCAATATTCCGTTCGGGCCGTGCGCCCGAACCTCAAGAACCTTTTGCTGGCCACCGTTTCGGTGCTGGTCGTCGGCGCTCATTCGTCGGTGGCCCTGGCCCAGCAGGCCTCTGGCGACGCGGTCGACGAAATCGTCGTCACCGGCTACCGCAAGTCGCTAAGCGACGCGCGCGACATCAAGCGGGATTCGGTCATCCAGAAGGACGCGATCGTCGCCGAGGACATGGCGAAGTTCCCGGAACTGAACCTGGCTGAATCGCTGCAGCGCCTGCCGGGCGTGCAGATCACCCGCGAGGCGGGCGAGGGCCGGCGCATCTCGCTGCGGGGCCTGGGTCCCGATTTCGCCCGCGTGCAGCTGAACGGCATGGAAGTGCTGGGCAACGTCGACTCCGCGCAGGACAGCCGCGGCCAGCGTTCGCGCGACCGCGCCTTCGATTTCAACATCTTCGCCTCGGAACTATTCTCGAAGGTCGAGGTCGAGAAGACCTTCCAGGCGGCCCAGAACGAGGGCGGCATGGCCGGCACGGTCGGGCTGTTCACCGGCAAGCCCTTCGACTACGCGCCGGGCGCCAAGGGGGCGGTGTCTCTCAAGCTGGGCACCAACCAATACACCAAGGACGAACAGCCGCGCGTCGCCGCGCTGTACAGCTACAACTGGGACAACAGGTTCGGCGCGGCGGTCTCGATCGCCTATTCCAAGCGCGAGACCACCGAGCAGGGCCACAACACCTACAACTACGACCAGCCCGATGCTGATCGGTTGCAGGAGATGGTCGACGACGGCCTGGACATCTCGCACCTGAGCGCGGCGCAGCGAACCAAGTTCCTCTCCGGGGACCTGGTCTTCGCCGACGGCAACCGCCTGTCGTCCTGGGACTCGAAGATGGAACGCCTGGGCGTGACGACCGCGCTGCAGTGGAAGCCGGTCGACAACCTGCTGCTGACGCTGGATGGGCTGTACGGCCAGTTCACCACCCACCGCGACGAAATGCACCTGGCCACGCGCCCCCTCAACTCGGACGGCTCCATCGCGTTCGACGCTCCGGCCGGCGGTGTCTGGCCGGCCGCCTTCCAGAAAGGCTCGGTCATCAACGATCTGGCTTGGGACAGAGACAACTACGTCACCAAGACCGACGTCACTGGCACGACCTTCGGCAGCGAGCATCGCCGCTCGCTGAACAAGAACCGCTTCAATCAGCTGGCCCTGACCGGCAAATGGGACGCGACCGATCGCCTGTCGATCGACGGGCACGTCGGCTATGAGAAGTCGACCTACAAGACGCCCTACGACGACAAGTTCTACATGCGCGCCAAGGGCAACCTGATCGCCAACTACGGCGCCGACGGCCAGTCGGCTTCGTTCCAATATCCGGGCTGGGATCCGACCAACCCGGCCAACTACGCCATGGATTCGTTCTACTACCGCGGCTTCAACAACCAGTCGGAGCTGAAGGAGGGCGTGCTGAACCTCCACTACAAGCTGACCGACGTGTTCACGCTGCGCGCCGGGGTGGCCTATCACCGCTTCGCGCAGGGCGGCATGGACGTGTTCTATGACGACAACGTCAACGGAACCAAGTCCAAGACCCAGGGCACAGCCGTTGGCGACATCACCTCGGTGTTCACCAACAGCTTCGGTTCATGGCTGGTCGGCGACTACCCCAAGGGCTTCGCGAAGTACCACGAGTACCACCGGTTCGGCCCCAACACCGACGGCACGGGCGGGGCGCTGCAGGACATCGAGAACGTCTACAACACCACCGAAAAGACCATTTCCGAGTATGCGCAGGTGGACTGGGACAGCCAGCTGTTCGGCAAGCGCTTCCGCGGCAACATCGGCCTGCGCGGCTACCAGACCGACACCCACAGCACCGGCTGGATCCAGGGCGACAGCTACGCCTATCTGGGCACGACCGACGTGAAGGGCAGTTATGACGGCGTGCTACCCGCCCTGAACACGGTGCTGGAGCTGACGCCGGAGGTGCTGGTGCGCTTCGCGGCCACGCAGAACGTCAACCGCCCGGGACTGGGTTCGATGGCCGCCGAGGGCAGCGCGTTCAAGGATCCGGACAACGGCGAGATCACCGCCTCGCGCGGCAATCCGGACCTCAAGCCCTACAAGGACACCACGCTGGACTTCTCGCTGGAATACTATTTCGGCAAGGTCGGCCTGCTGTCGGCCAGCGTGTTCCAGAAGAACATCAAGAACTTCATCGGCTCGGAAACCCTCCACGATGTGCCCTTCAGCCAGACGGGCGTCCCGTTCGGCACCATCCCGGGCGCGACGGCCAACACCATCGTCACCGAATTCTCGATGCCGGTGAACGTCGAGGGCAAGACCAAGCTGACCGGCGTCGAACTGGCCGCCCAGACCCAGTTCTCGTTCCTGCCGGCGCCGTTCGACAACCTGGGCGCCGTCGCGAACTACACCTATGTGGACGCGGACGAGGCGCTTACCGGCATCTCCAAGACCAGCTACAATATCTCGCTCTACTACGAGACCGATCGGTGGGGCCTGCGGGGCTCGCTGAACCACCGCACGCGCTGGTATACCGGCCATAGCGACGACGTCATGAGCGCCGATACGCGAGGCTTCGAAGGGTCCACCTATGTGGACGCCGCGGCGTTCTACAACATCACTGAGAAGCTCCAGATCTCGCTGGATGGGATCAATCTGACCAACCAGAAGGACACGCAGTTCTGGGGTCAGAACCGGTACCTCTACAACCAGACCCAGAGCGGCCGGACCTACATGATGGGTCTCAGCTACAAGTTCTAA